In one window of Fulvia fulva chromosome 5, complete sequence DNA:
- a CDS encoding Arginine--tRNA ligase, cytoplasmic: protein MLVNAASIHNRYAQLIVAAVCAFGILYFLVPRSFETGAALHVPNVASTLAHSTPTITVAPVTVAPNENHPINRLVLEANAKFRSLLSKETKNLHDAARAYRNRRGRQPPPHFDLWFAYASNHSALIIEDFFDRIYDDLNPFWGVPAKQIREQAFDFVHRISVRNGNATGTTDIPMGDRPWIGLWQDMVQSVAPYLPDVDLPINVMDESRIVVPWEEINGYMAKYDASKKIVPAQDLKTKFGSLKDLDKQPPEHFDPMFGFEPYWEAAVVGCPPESPARKVYIETDFAKPPPLTTGYPDQTYEGYVSNWTFTCSPCDHPSLQGLHGTFVEPISMSNSKRFFPLFGGSKLPMNNEILLPPAMYWTDDPFYSGGDSHGDSWEEKKDMLVWRGSASGGRNKEENWTRFQRHRFVSMVNATSVAQAELHPDVRPRNFVLPANGSYELAVQKPEAVDGAFGDWVSTWSDAAVVHLLCFPDSGGSHCPYTDSYFSVAKAMPMAEQYAFKYLPDIDGNSFSGRYRGFLGSTSLPLKATIYKEWHDDRLIPWRHFVPMDNTFIDIYGIMEYFVGNKQMGLEGHDEVARNIALDGKVWAEKVLRKEDMSIYVFRLLLEYARLCDDDRERMGWAEIIGPALLHFIGKPFALHTRNNSIALGQCTECMSLFPRFCRPSFLRPITTKKPAKFGVIAQPSQHKIFDYAAAFWRPTPNMALSTASSGSSDLSHITSQLQTVGISELPQPQGIQLYPQHNPVDVYRAIIIDQVQKITGAEVPIIQNAVQWTQDLKHGDLVLPVPALRLKGKKPDELAQEMAEKFDSPLIEKPTADKTFVRFFFKPTHLANLVIPAIHKQKENFGFNSSLGLKDPSDPNSGKKKVVVEYSSPNIAKEFHTGHLRSTIIGGFLIKLYKRAGWETVSMNYLGDWGKQYGVLSEGFEKYGNKEELVKDPVKHLNYVYVKINQDNSAEQKPAKEIAEKKDDLEKLKNPPKPKKPTQGKENDAAPESKWTDEQEQELQKLTSELEKVQQQLVDMPSIDEKARRFFKRMVDGDEKALENWKLFRDYSIEAYKQMYARLNIEFDEYSGESTVTEADMEEAAQALAKKGVSEESKGAIIVDLSKHGAPTLGKTLVKKRDGTSLYLTRDIAANYERYQKHKFDLMVYVIANQQDVHVKQFFKILSLMGPPYSDVVAKCNHISFGMVKDPKGQTMSTRKGTVVSLADSLDGAKDFMHNVMKKNQDKYEQVDDPEATADTLAISAIMVQDYSGKMINGYNFDMDKMCSFEGDTGPYLQYSHARLCSIKRKANITEEDLHKADFSLITAKEGVQLIRALAQWPDVFLNTYKTNEPVTVLTYLFKMTHQLSSCYDAIDRTNKNAKTLSVVYAESQEKKIALMAMYEAARIVLNNGMQLLGLSPVERM from the exons ATGCTAGTGAACGCTGCCTCGATTCACAACCGCTATGCGCAGCTCATAGTTGCTGCTGTGTGCGCCTTCGGCATCTTGTACTTCCTGGTACCACGATCATTCGAAACTGGTGCAGCACTCCACGTGCCGAACGTCGCATCCACCCTCGCACACTCAACTCCAACCATCACAGTCGCACCAGTCACCGTTGCGCCGAACGAGAACCATCCCATCAACCGGCTTGTCCTCGAAGCGAATGCGAAATTCAGAAGTCTTCTTTCCAAAGAGACGAAGAATCTACACGATGCGGCGAGGGCATATCGGAACAGGCGAGGACGACAGCCTCCACCACATTTCGACTTGTGGTTCGCCTACGCCTCGAATCACTCCGCGCTGATTATCGAGGACTTCTTCGACCGCATATATGATGACCTCAACCCCTTTTGGGGCGTGCCAGCCAAGCAGATACGGGAACAAGCATTCGACTTTGTCCATCGCATATCTGTGCGAAATGGCAATGCTACAGGCACAACAGACATTCCTATGGGCGACAGGCCGTGGATTGGTCTGTGGCAGGACATGGTGCAGAGCGTCGCGCCGTACCTGCCTGACGTGGATCTGCCAATAAACGTGATGGATGAAAGCCGCATCGTGGTGCCCTGGGAGGAGATCAATGGATATATGGCGAAGTACGATGCAAGCAAGAAGATTGTGCCGGCACAGGATCTGAAGACGAAGTTTGGAAGCCTGAAAGACCTGGATAAGCAGCCTCCAGAGCATTTCGACCCTATGTTTGGCTTCGAGCCATACTGGGAGGCCGCTGTCGTTGGCTGCCCGCCAGAAAGTCCGGCACGGAAGGTGTACATCGAGACGGATTTCGCGAAGCCTCCACCATTGACGACCGGATATCCCGATCAGACATATGAGGGCTATGTTTCCAACTGGACATTCACGTGCTCCCCGTGCGATCATCCATCACTACAGGGCCTACATGGCACCTTCGTGGAGCCTATTTCCATGTCTAATTCGAAGAGATTCTTTCCACTTTTCGGTGGCTCGAAACTGCCTATGAACAACGAGATCTTACTGCCTCCTGCTATGTACTGGACAGACGATCCGTTCTATTCGGGAGGCGATTCACATGGAGATTCGTGGGAAGAGAAAAAGGACATGCTTGTATGGCGTGGTTCGGCAAGTGGTGGCAGAAACAAAGAGGAGAATTGGACAAGGTTTCAGCGGCACCGCTTCGTCTCGATGGTCAACGCTACCAGCGTTGCACAAGCAGAACTCCATCCTGATGTCCGACCTCGCAACTTCGTCCTCCCTGCGAACGGGTCCTACGAGCTAGCAGTGCAGAAGCCTGAGGCCGTGGACGGAGCATTCGGCGACTGGGTTTCCACTTGGTCTGATGCAGCGGTTGTCCATCTACTATGCTTCCCAGATTCGGGCGGCTCGCATTGCCCGTATACTGACTCTTACTTCTCCGTGGCCAAAGCAATGCCGATGGCAGAGCAATACGCCTTCAAATACTTGCCAGACATTGACGGCAATTCTTTCAGTGGTCGCTACCGTGGCTTCCTCGGCAGCACCTCTTTACCACTCAAGGCCACTATTTACAAAGAGTGGCACGACGACAGACTCATTCCGTGGAGGCACTTTGTACCTATGGACAACACTTTCATCGACATTTACGGCATCATGGAGTACTTTGTTGGTAATAAGCAGATGGGCCTGGAGGGACACGACGAGGTCGCCAGGAACATCGCGTTGGATGGCAAGGTTTGGGCGGAGAAGGTGTTAAGGAAAGAGGACATGTCGATATACGTCTTTCGGTTGCTACTTGAATACGCCAGGTTGTGCGATGATGATCGGGAACGGATGGGATGGGCAGAAATCATT GGACCTGCGCTTCTGCATTTCATCGGCAAACCCTTTGCACTTCACACACGCAACAACTCCATCGCGCTTGGTCAATGCACTGAGTGTATGTCACTCTTTCCTCGTTTCTGCCGCCCTTCGTTTCTGCGACCTATCACCACTAAAAAGCCTGCAAAGTTCGGAGTCATAGCACAGCCATCACAACATAAAATCTTCGACTACGCTGCTGCGTTCTGGAGACCAACGCCCAACATGGCGCTCTCGACTGCTAGCTCGGGCAGCAGCGATCTTTCTCACATCACATCTCAACTCCAGACTGTAGGCATTTCTGAACTACCACAACCGCAAGGAATTCAATTGTATCCTCAGCACAACCCGGTCGATGTCTATCGCGCCATCATAATCGACCAGGTCCAGAAGATTACTGGGGCAGAAGTGCCCATCATCCAGAATGCAGTACAATGGACACAGGATCTGAAGCATGGAGACCTGGTCCTTCCTGTCCCAGCATTGCGTTTGAAGGGCAAGAAGCCAGATGAGCTAGCCCAGGAGATGGCCGAGAAGTTCGACTCGCCGCTCATCGAGAAGCCTACAGCGGACAAAACGTTCGTGCGCTTTTTCTTCAAGCCGACACATCTTGCAAATCTGGTTATCCCGGCGATTCACAAGCAAAAGGAGAACTTTGGCTTCAATTCGAGTCTGGGCCTCAAGGATCCATCGGATCCAAACAGTGGAAAGAAGAAAGTTGTGGTTGAGTATTCGAGCCCCAACATTGCCAAGGAATTCCATACTGGTCATCTGCGAAGCACAATCATTGGCGGCTTTCTGATCAAGCTGTACAAGCGTGCTGGCTGGGAGACCGTGTCGATGAACTATCTTGGAGACTGGGGCAAGCAGTATGGTGTACTTTCCGAAGGCTTCGAGAAGTACGGTAACAAGGAAGAACTCGTCAAGGATCCTGTCAAGCATCTGAACTATGTTTACGTCAAGATCAATCAGGACAACTCGGCTGAGCAGAAGCCTGCAAAGGAAATTGCTGAAAAGAAAGACGACCTCGAGAAGCTGAAGAATCCACCAAAGCCCAAGAAGCCAACCCAGGGCAAGGAGAATGATGCCGCACCTGAAAGTAAGTGGACAGATGAGCAAGAGCAAGAGCTGCAAAAGTTGACCTCAGAGCTCGAGAAAGTCCAGCAACAACTGGTAGATATGCCGAGCATTGACGAGAAGGCTCGCCGATTCTTCAAGCGTATGGTCGATGGTGACGAAAAGGCACTAGAGAACTGGAAGCTCTTCCGCGACTACTCCATTGAGGCGTACAAGCAGATGTATGCACGTCTCAACATCGAATTCGACGAGTACAGTGGAGAGTCTACAGTCACTGAAGCCGACATGGAAGAGGCAGCCCAGGCTCTCGCGAAGAAGGGCGTCAGTGAAGAGAGCAAAGGTGCCATCATCGTTGACCTCTCCAAGCACGGGGCGCCAACCCTCGGCAAGACACTGGTGAAGAAGAGGGACGGCACCTCACTCTATCTCACTCGTGACATTGCTGCCAACTACGAGCGATACCAGAAGCACAAGTTTGACTTGATGGTGTATGTCATTGCGAACCAGCAGGATGTACACGTCAAGCAATTCTTCAAGATCCTGTCGCTCATGGGCCCACCTTACAGCGACGTCGTCGCCAAGTGCAACCACATCAGCTTCGGAATGGTGAAGGATCCCAAGGGTCAGACCATGAGCACTCGAAAGGGAACTGTCGTGTCACTCGCTGACAGCTTGGATGGCGCGAAGGATTTCATGCACAATGTCATGAAGAAGAACCAGGACAAATACGAGCAGGTGGATGATCCAGAGGCCACTGCGGACACACTAGCTATCTCTGCCATCATGGTGCAAGACTACAGCGGCAAGATGATCAACGGATACAACTTCGACATGGACAAGATGTGCAGCTTCGAAGGTGACACTGGACCGTATCTTCAGTACTCGCATGCTCGCCTGTGCTCCATCAAGCGGAAAGCCAACATCACAGAAGAAGATCTGCACAAGGCCGACTTCAGCCTCATCACGGCGAAAGAAGGCGTACAGCTTATTCGCGCGTTGGCGCAATGGCCGGATGTCTTCCTGAATACCTACAAGACCAACGAGCCAGTGACGGTGCTCACTTACCTCTTCAAGATGACGCACCAGCTCAGCTCGTGCTACGATGCAATCGATCGTACGAACAAAAACGCAAAGACACTGAGTGTGGTGTATGCAGAGAGCCAGGAGAAGAAGATTGCACTGATGGCCAtgtacgaagccgctcgtatTGTGCTCAACAATGGCATGCAGCTCTTGGGCTTGTCCCCTGTGGAGAGAATGTGA
- a CDS encoding Phospholipase A-2-activating protein has protein sequence MSGDFKLSATLRGHEEDVRAVVFPSSHHLFSASRDNTVRQWTLTSPKPPTYDDTIALSGSHWFNALAHAAPSKAHPNGLVATGGKETFVFVKNVGQAPEEDPHRLLIGHAGNISCLAFNQDGSKVISGGWDSQVFVWDVEAGNVTAELTGHGGPIWGVMVFDEKLVLTACADKIVRVFDINGKALGAIQGHTDVVRCFCKIPDGHWSGAAFASAGNDEVIRLWGIEGTSMGVLDGHTAYIYSLAILPNGDIVSSSEDRTVRVWRDGQCIQTITHPAISIWTVAACPETGDIVSGASDKIIRIFSRDPERQAGAEAVQQFEESNRMYAIPQETAAQGEPFEKENLPGPDALQTQVGQKEGQQLFIREQDGSVTAHLWSASTSQWNLIGTVVSGQGTGSAKKTYNGKEYDYVFDVDIEDGKPPLKLAYNLTESAWDAARRFIESNELPLSYYEQVANWITEQTRGAKIGQDSKPATQPGPAASDPWGSDKRYRPGDVGSASVSGQRKIPQRGYLTIIEGNPTNAINIIVQKSEELSSSGQISSEQALQPDELEDIKKLPTQLQNKQDPRPTAAQISSLLKVASQWPVKSRVPAVGVLALLSVASSFVTATSSGDDTIVETVSRAGLLQAQQETTNNVVHAIRLLVNLFQTESGRLIVDGTLDAVLKLVRPFAAQPESVAQAKALSTLYLNFAVLLTEGASPSEAQMREARATLLLTDIAMLLESDSPHAGDGDVVYRALAALGTLCSLGNEFRARLEGGVAGTLHVVATKPGSQLPNTKELIQEIRDELR, from the exons ATGTCTGGCGACTTCAAGCTGTCGGCGACGCTGCGAGGCCACGAAGAAGAT GTACGTGCGGTCGTCTTCCCCAGCAGCCACCACCTCTTCTCCGCCTCTCGCGATAACACCGTCAGACAATGGACTCTGACTTCACCGAAGCCCCCGACTTACGACGATACGATTGCACTTTCCGGCTCTCACTGGTTCAACGCCTTGGCTCATGCCGCGCCGTCGAAAGCACACCCTAACGGACTAGTTGCGACTGGTGGCAAGGAGACATTTGTGTTCGTCAAGAATGTTGGGCAGGCGCCAGAGGAGGACCCTCACCGTCTTCTGATCGGACACGCTGGCAACATCTCCTGCCTTGCTTTTAACCAGGATGGATCAAAAGTCATCAGTGGCGGATGGGATAGTCAGGTATTTGTCTGGGACGTAGAAGCAGGGAACGTAACAGCAGAGCTGACAGGACATGGGGGTCCTATTTGGGGAGTCATGGTCTTCGACGAGAAGCTGGTCTTGACGGCATGCGCGGACAAGATTGTCAGGGTCTTTGATATCAACGGCAAAGCTCTAGGTGCTATTCAAGGCCACACAGACGTCGTGCGGTGCTTCTGCAAGATCCCGGATGGCCACTGGTCTGGTGCGGCCTTTGCATCGGCAGGCAACGACGAGGTTATACGCCTATGGGGTATTGAGGGCACCTCGATGGGTGTGCTGGATGGTCACACTGCATACATATACAGTCTCGCCATCCTACCGAACGGCGATATCGTGAGCTCATCGGAAGATCGCACTGTACGCGTATGGCGGGATGGCCAGTGCATACAGACCATCACCCACCCAGCAATAAGTATATGGACTGTTGCAGCGTGTCCCGAAACAGGAGACATAGTGAGCGGAGCTAGCGACAAGATCATCCGAATATTCTCGAGAGATCCGGAACGACAGGCTGGCGCCGAG GCTGTTCAACAGTTTGAAGAAAGCAACCGCATGTACGCTATTCCTCAGGAGACTGCAGCTCAGGGTGAGCCGTTTGAGAAGGAGAATCTTCCGGGACCAG ACGCACTTCAGACGCAGGTCGGCCAAAAAGAAGGTCAACAATTGTTCATTCGCGAACAAGACGGAAGCGTTACTGCACACCTATGGTCTGCATCGACTAGCCAATGGAACTTG ATCGGAACGGTGGTCTCCGGCCAAGGTACTGGCTCGGCGAAAAAGACTTACAACGGCAAGGAGTACGACTACGTCTTTGACGTCGACATCGAAGATGGCAAGCCTCCTTTGAAGCTCGCCTACAACCTCACGGAGAGTGCTTGGGACGCGGCGCGGCGGTTCATCGAAAGCAACGAGTTGCCTCTATCATACTACGAACAGGTCGCCAACTGGATCACAGAACAGACCCGAGGTGCGAAGATAGGTCAGGACTCAAAGCCCGCTACCCAACCAGGCCCGGCTGCATCCGACCCCTGGGGATCAGACAAGAGATATCGACCTGGAGACGTCGGGTCCGCTTCGGTGTCGGGACAGCGCAAGATACCTCAGCGTGGCTACCTCACCATTATCGAGGGCAACCCTACCAACGCCATCAACATCATCGTACAGAAGTCTGAAGAGTTATCAAGCTCTGGTCAGATCTCGTCTGAACAAGCATTACAGCCAGATGAGCTTGAAGATATCAAGAAACTCCCAACCCAGCTGCAAAACAAGCAAGATCCACGTCCGACTGCTGCTCAGATCTCATCTCTGCTGAAGGTGGCATCGCAATGGCCCGTCAAGAGTAGGGTCCCCGCTGTGGGCGTCCTGGCTCTGCTCTCTGTGGCCTCCTCCTTCGTGACCGCAACCAGCTCTGGAGACGACACGATCGTGGAGACCGTGAGTAGGGCGGGGCTCCTCCAGGCTCAACAAGAGACCACCAATAATGTTGTACACGCCATTCGTCTACTCGTCAACCTCTTTCAGACGGAGTCAGGGCGTTTGATCGTAGATGGCACACTCGATGCCGTGTTGAAACTCGTTCGACCATTCGCAGCTCAACCGGAGTCCGTCGCACAGGCCAAGGCACTCTCCACGCTGTACCTCAACTTCGCAGTCCTGCTGACGGAAGGTGCATCACCGAGCGAAGCTCAAATGCGTGAGGCACGGGCAACATTGCTTCTCACGGACATCGCGATGCTGCTAGAGAGCGACAGCCCGCATGCTGGAGACGGAGACGTTGTCTATCGAGCCCTGGCAGCTCTCGGTACCCTGTGCTCGCTCGGTAATGAATTCCGAGCTCGACTGGAGGGTGGCGTTGCAGGCACTCTCCACGTGGTCGCCACCAAGCCAGGCTCGCAGCTCCCAAACACAAAGGAGCTAATCCAGGAGATTCGAGACGAGCTTCGGTGA